The Schistocerca piceifrons isolate TAMUIC-IGC-003096 chromosome 5, iqSchPice1.1, whole genome shotgun sequence genome has a segment encoding these proteins:
- the LOC124798771 gene encoding arabinogalactan protein 1-like encodes MEIIQRLQYLPTTSSVVPVSSSQKVSLGVTDAELDTVTENAAEVPKEAILTEVESTAASEEPRSVTAEVTPPALERAPTAVTPSPSPAVTAQTTSPEIAEETPSATAEATPPAVELVPTAAAPSPTPAVVEPTPLPVIAETTPPPTAETVQAPPPSPSRVAEKNRPVTVSKVSSLSHDEVIPNDLGKHVPIKLVDSKVKQTSNRVSNRPKKLPKRNEDFLWFIPRKSNRHLT; translated from the coding sequence ATGGAAATTATTCAGAGACTGCAATACTTACCAACAACATCTTCAGTGGTACCTGTATCATCATCACAGAAAGTATCTCTAGGAGTGACTGATGCAGAATTAGatacagtaacagaaaatgcaGCAGAAGTACCTAAAGAAGCAATACTAACAGAAGTAGAATCAACAGCAGCGTCAGAAGAACCACGTTCAGTAACAGCAGAAGTAACTCCTCCAGCATTAGAACGAGCTCCTACAGCAGTAACACCATCTCCCTCACCTGCAGTAACAGCACAAACTACTTCACCAGAAATAGCAGAAGAAAcaccatcagcaacagcagaagcaaCTCCTCCAGCAGTAGAACTAGTTCCtacagcagcagcaccatctccCACACCAGCAGTAGTAGAACCAACTCCTTTACCAGTAATAGCAGAAACAACTCCTCCACCAACAGCAGAAACAGTACAAGCTCCTCCTCCATCACCTTCAAGAGTAGCAGAAAAGAATAGACCAGTCACAGTAAGTAAAGTATCATCTTTGTCTCATGATGAAGTGATACCAAATGATTTGGGAAAACATGTTCCTATAAAACTTGTGGACAGTAAAGTGAAACAAACTTCCAACCGTGTTTCAAACAGACCCAAAAAATTACCTaagagaaatgaagattttttatgGTTTATCCCAAGGAAGTCCAACCGCCACCTAACGTAG